Proteins encoded by one window of Salmo trutta chromosome 17, fSalTru1.1, whole genome shotgun sequence:
- the LOC115151430 gene encoding cyclic nucleotide-gated channel cone photoreceptor subunit alpha-like isoform X2 — protein MAKICTDQSYPATTRQRSSLCTPNDNLDSIENGTPRSNSECEDTTSEIQGSVSVLTNRHPESHRDSFTGSGALARMHREVERPDSFPERFRTPELKEASSRESNARSHGYPDRIRKRNQVSQWPLAMYNMNNCNNTDDKKDDKKDEIKKEEKKQEAQEDEKKEEKKDEEKEKEEEPKKEEEPKKEEPKKEEPKKEEKKKEEPPKEIWIMDPSTDHYYTWLTIIAAPCFYNLMMLVTRACFNELQYTYTILWVVLDYTSDLVYYVDTFVRSRTGYLEQGLLVKDKKKLLDKYRQTEQFKWDVISMIPTDLLFLKVGINNPELRLNRLAKMNRLFEYFDRTETRTSFPNVFRISNLVLYILIIIHWNACIFFAISKIIGFGSDSWVYPNISHPEHGRLSRKYIYCLYWSTLTLTTIGETPPPVKDFEYLFVVADFLIGVLIFATIVGNVGAMISNMNKNRADFQAKIDSIKQYMQFRKVSKDLEARVIKWFDYLWTEKKTCDEKEVLKNLPDKLKAEIAIDVHLDTLKKVKIFQECEAGLLIELVMKLQPQVFSPGDYICKKGDIGREMYIIKEGKLAVVAEDGVTQWCVLSDGAYFGDISILGIKGSKAGNRRTANIRSVGYSDLFALSKDDLMEALTEYPEAKKILEEKGKATLMKDNMIDEEIANAGADPKDMEEKILRLESNMEVMTSKLAKIMAEFTASQSKIKQRITNMETTVKSVRPEDISEVVADK, from the exons GTCCAACTCAGAGTGTGAGGACACCACGTCAGAGATTCAGGGTTCTGTCTCCGTGTTAACCAACAGACACCCAGAGTCTCACAGAGATTCCTTCACAGGGTCAGGAGCCCTGGCCAG GATGCACCGCGAGGTGGAGAGACCGGACTCCTTCCCGGAGCGCTTCAGGACCCCTGAGCTCAAAGAGGCCTCCAGCAGAGAGAGCAATGCACGGTCACATGGATACCCCGACAGAATCCGCAAGAGGAA CCAAGTCAGTCAATGGCCGCTGGCTATGTACAATATGAACAACTGCAACAACACAGATGA CAAAAAAGATGACAAGAAGGACGAAATAAAGAAAGAGGAGAAAAAACAGGAAGCGCAAGAAGatgagaagaaagaggagaagaaagatgaggagaaggagaaagaggaggagccTAAGAAGGAGGAGGAGCCTAAGAAGGAGGAGCCTAAGAAGGAGGAGCCTAAgaaggaagagaagaagaaggaggagccCCC GAAGGAGATTTGGATCATGGACCCATCAACAGACCATTACTACACGTGGCTGACCATCATCGCAGCAccatgtttctacaacctgatgATGTTAGTGACCAG GGCATGTTTTAACGAACTCcagtacacatacacaatactgTGGGTTGTCCTGGACTACACCTCAGACTTAGTCTACTACGTAGACACATTCGTCAGGTCTAGGACAG GTTATTTGGAACAGGGGCTGCTTGtgaaagacaaaaaaaagctTCTAGACAAATACAGGCAAACGGAACAGTTCAAATGGGACGTCATTTCAATGATACCCACAGACCTGCTTTTTCTGAAAGTGGGCATCAACAACCCCGAGCTCAGACTGAACCGGCTTGCAAAGATGAACCGTCTCTTTGAGTACTTTGACCGCACAGAAACCAGAACCAGCTTCCCCAACGTTTTCCGAATCAGTAACCTGGTACTTTACATCCTGATCATCATCCACTGGAACGCCTGCATCTTCTTCGCCATCTCCAAGATCATCGGATTCGGGTCCGACTCATGGGTGTACCCCAACATCAGTCACCCTGAGCACGGCCGCCTTTCCAGGAAGTACATCTACTGTCTCTATTGGtcaaccctgaccctgaccaccATCGGAGAAACCCCGCCCCCCGTCAAGGACTTTGAGTACCTCTTCGTGGTCGCCGACTTCCTCATCGGCGTGCTGATTTTCGCCACCATCGTCGGTAACGTTGGCGCCATGATCTCCAACATGAACAAAAACCGTGCGGACTTCCAGGCTAAGATCGACTCCATCAAGCAATACATGCAGTTCCGTAAGGTCTCCAAGGATCTGGAGGCCAGGGTCATCAAGTGGTTCGACTACCTCTGGACGGAGAAGAAGACCTGCGATGAGAAGGAGGTGCTGAAGAACCTGCCGGACAAGCTGAAGGCCGAGATCGCCATCGACGTCCATCTGGACACCCTGAAGAAAGTGAAAATCTTCCAGGAATGCGAGGCTGGGCTGCTTATTGAGTTGGTGATGAAACTGCAGCCTCAGGTGTTCTCCCCAGGAGATTACATCTGTAAGAAGGGAGACATCGGCAGAGAGATGTACATCATCAAGGAGGGGAAGCTAGCTGTGGTTGCGGAAGACGGCGTCACACAGTGGTGCGTGCTCAGCGACGGAGCATATTTTGGAGACATCAGTATCCTAGGCATCAAGGGTTCCAAAGCCGGTAACAGGAGAACGGCCAACATCAGGAGCGTGGGTTACTCTGACCTCTTTGCTCTATCTAAAGACGACCTTATGGAAGCTCTCACCGAGTATCCCGAAGCCAAGAAGATCCTGGAAGAGAAAGGAAAGGCGACGCTTATGAAAGACAACATGATCGATGAGGAAATCGCTAACGCAGGTGCCGACCCCAAGGACATGGAGGAGAAGATCCTCAGGCTGGAGAGTAATATGGAAGTCATGACGTCCAAGTTGGCCAAGATCATGGCTGAGTTCACAGCCAGCCAGAGCAAGATCAAACAGAGGATCACCAACATGGAGACAACAGTCAAGTCGGTCCGGCCCGAGGATATATCTGAGGTGGTGGCCGACAAGTAG
- the LOC115151430 gene encoding cyclic nucleotide-gated channel cone photoreceptor subunit alpha-like isoform X1 — MAKICTDQSYPATTRQRSSLCTPNDNLDSIENGTPRSNSECEDTTSEIQGSVSVLTNRHPESHRDSFTGSGALARLSHFLFMLRTWASHRMHREVERPDSFPERFRTPELKEASSRESNARSHGYPDRIRKRNQVSQWPLAMYNMNNCNNTDDKKDDKKDEIKKEEKKQEAQEDEKKEEKKDEEKEKEEEPKKEEEPKKEEPKKEEPKKEEKKKEEPPKEIWIMDPSTDHYYTWLTIIAAPCFYNLMMLVTRACFNELQYTYTILWVVLDYTSDLVYYVDTFVRSRTGYLEQGLLVKDKKKLLDKYRQTEQFKWDVISMIPTDLLFLKVGINNPELRLNRLAKMNRLFEYFDRTETRTSFPNVFRISNLVLYILIIIHWNACIFFAISKIIGFGSDSWVYPNISHPEHGRLSRKYIYCLYWSTLTLTTIGETPPPVKDFEYLFVVADFLIGVLIFATIVGNVGAMISNMNKNRADFQAKIDSIKQYMQFRKVSKDLEARVIKWFDYLWTEKKTCDEKEVLKNLPDKLKAEIAIDVHLDTLKKVKIFQECEAGLLIELVMKLQPQVFSPGDYICKKGDIGREMYIIKEGKLAVVAEDGVTQWCVLSDGAYFGDISILGIKGSKAGNRRTANIRSVGYSDLFALSKDDLMEALTEYPEAKKILEEKGKATLMKDNMIDEEIANAGADPKDMEEKILRLESNMEVMTSKLAKIMAEFTASQSKIKQRITNMETTVKSVRPEDISEVVADK; from the exons GTCCAACTCAGAGTGTGAGGACACCACGTCAGAGATTCAGGGTTCTGTCTCCGTGTTAACCAACAGACACCCAGAGTCTCACAGAGATTCCTTCACAGGGTCAGGAGCCCTGGCCAG GCTCTCTCACTTCTTGTTCATGCTGCGGACCTGGGCCTCTCACAGGATGCACCGCGAGGTGGAGAGACCGGACTCCTTCCCGGAGCGCTTCAGGACCCCTGAGCTCAAAGAGGCCTCCAGCAGAGAGAGCAATGCACGGTCACATGGATACCCCGACAGAATCCGCAAGAGGAA CCAAGTCAGTCAATGGCCGCTGGCTATGTACAATATGAACAACTGCAACAACACAGATGA CAAAAAAGATGACAAGAAGGACGAAATAAAGAAAGAGGAGAAAAAACAGGAAGCGCAAGAAGatgagaagaaagaggagaagaaagatgaggagaaggagaaagaggaggagccTAAGAAGGAGGAGGAGCCTAAGAAGGAGGAGCCTAAGAAGGAGGAGCCTAAgaaggaagagaagaagaaggaggagccCCC GAAGGAGATTTGGATCATGGACCCATCAACAGACCATTACTACACGTGGCTGACCATCATCGCAGCAccatgtttctacaacctgatgATGTTAGTGACCAG GGCATGTTTTAACGAACTCcagtacacatacacaatactgTGGGTTGTCCTGGACTACACCTCAGACTTAGTCTACTACGTAGACACATTCGTCAGGTCTAGGACAG GTTATTTGGAACAGGGGCTGCTTGtgaaagacaaaaaaaagctTCTAGACAAATACAGGCAAACGGAACAGTTCAAATGGGACGTCATTTCAATGATACCCACAGACCTGCTTTTTCTGAAAGTGGGCATCAACAACCCCGAGCTCAGACTGAACCGGCTTGCAAAGATGAACCGTCTCTTTGAGTACTTTGACCGCACAGAAACCAGAACCAGCTTCCCCAACGTTTTCCGAATCAGTAACCTGGTACTTTACATCCTGATCATCATCCACTGGAACGCCTGCATCTTCTTCGCCATCTCCAAGATCATCGGATTCGGGTCCGACTCATGGGTGTACCCCAACATCAGTCACCCTGAGCACGGCCGCCTTTCCAGGAAGTACATCTACTGTCTCTATTGGtcaaccctgaccctgaccaccATCGGAGAAACCCCGCCCCCCGTCAAGGACTTTGAGTACCTCTTCGTGGTCGCCGACTTCCTCATCGGCGTGCTGATTTTCGCCACCATCGTCGGTAACGTTGGCGCCATGATCTCCAACATGAACAAAAACCGTGCGGACTTCCAGGCTAAGATCGACTCCATCAAGCAATACATGCAGTTCCGTAAGGTCTCCAAGGATCTGGAGGCCAGGGTCATCAAGTGGTTCGACTACCTCTGGACGGAGAAGAAGACCTGCGATGAGAAGGAGGTGCTGAAGAACCTGCCGGACAAGCTGAAGGCCGAGATCGCCATCGACGTCCATCTGGACACCCTGAAGAAAGTGAAAATCTTCCAGGAATGCGAGGCTGGGCTGCTTATTGAGTTGGTGATGAAACTGCAGCCTCAGGTGTTCTCCCCAGGAGATTACATCTGTAAGAAGGGAGACATCGGCAGAGAGATGTACATCATCAAGGAGGGGAAGCTAGCTGTGGTTGCGGAAGACGGCGTCACACAGTGGTGCGTGCTCAGCGACGGAGCATATTTTGGAGACATCAGTATCCTAGGCATCAAGGGTTCCAAAGCCGGTAACAGGAGAACGGCCAACATCAGGAGCGTGGGTTACTCTGACCTCTTTGCTCTATCTAAAGACGACCTTATGGAAGCTCTCACCGAGTATCCCGAAGCCAAGAAGATCCTGGAAGAGAAAGGAAAGGCGACGCTTATGAAAGACAACATGATCGATGAGGAAATCGCTAACGCAGGTGCCGACCCCAAGGACATGGAGGAGAAGATCCTCAGGCTGGAGAGTAATATGGAAGTCATGACGTCCAAGTTGGCCAAGATCATGGCTGAGTTCACAGCCAGCCAGAGCAAGATCAAACAGAGGATCACCAACATGGAGACAACAGTCAAGTCGGTCCGGCCCGAGGATATATCTGAGGTGGTGGCCGACAAGTAG